One window from the genome of Sulfurihydrogenibium sp. encodes:
- the rsmA gene encoding 16S rRNA (adenine(1518)-N(6)/adenine(1519)-N(6))-dimethyltransferase RsmA translates to MNKIKPKKHLGQHFLISKNVIEKIVDEINISQEDIIVEIGPGTGALTEEILLRNPKILYAIEIDTTVYPVLEEKFSKHSNFKLIKSDFFDVNLYELISDEEKIKLVGNLPYNVASLMIIDCGFKLDILDFCVFMIQKEVAEKLIAKPKTKDYTFLSVFIQTFFNVKYIMSVPARFFNPPPKVTSAVVKLTPKQNITIKNVKKYKNFVSHLFQNRRKMIKSKIEEEILNKVGISPNLRAEELSVEDFIRIFEVVENDDR, encoded by the coding sequence TTGAACAAAATTAAACCAAAAAAACATTTAGGACAGCATTTTTTAATTTCAAAAAATGTTATAGAAAAAATTGTAGATGAAATAAATATTTCTCAGGAAGATATTATTGTTGAAATAGGACCGGGTACGGGTGCTTTGACCGAGGAAATCTTATTAAGAAATCCGAAGATTTTGTATGCCATTGAAATTGACACGACAGTTTATCCGGTTTTAGAAGAAAAGTTTAGTAAACATTCAAATTTCAAGCTTATAAAATCGGATTTTTTTGATGTGAATCTTTATGAATTAATTTCTGATGAAGAAAAAATAAAGCTTGTAGGAAATTTGCCGTATAATGTTGCATCTTTAATGATAATAGACTGTGGGTTTAAACTTGATATTTTAGATTTTTGTGTTTTTATGATTCAAAAAGAAGTGGCAGAAAAGTTGATAGCAAAACCAAAGACAAAAGATTATACATTTTTATCAGTATTTATTCAGACATTCTTTAATGTAAAATATATAATGAGCGTTCCGGCAAGGTTTTTTAACCCGCCGCCAAAAGTAACATCCGCAGTAGTAAAACTCACACCTAAACAAAACATAACAATTAAAAATGTAAAAAAATATAAAAATTTTGTATCTCATCTGTTTCAAAACAGAAGAAAAATGATAAAATCTAAGATTGAAGAAGAAATATTGAATAAAGTAGGAATTAGCCCAAATTTAAGAGCAGAAGAGCTATCGGTGGAAGATTTTATAAGAATCTTTGAGGTAGTAGAAAATG